The Styela clava chromosome 13, kaStyClav1.hap1.2, whole genome shotgun sequence genome has a window encoding:
- the LOC120332613 gene encoding small ribosomal subunit protein eS27 — translation MPLARDLLHPSPEEEKRCHKKKRLVQSPNSYFMDVKCPGCYKITTVFSHAQTVVLCVGCSTVLCQPTGGRARLTEGCSFRRKQH, via the exons ATGCCG ttggCAAGAGATTTACTCCACCCCTCCCCCGAGGAGGAAAAAAGATGTCACAAGAAGAAAAGATTGGTTCAATCACCAAACTCGTATTTCATGGATGTAAAGTGCCCAG gttGCTATAAGATTACGACGGTATTCAGTCACGCTCAAACAGTGGTGCTGTGCGTCGGATGCTCAACTGTTTTATGCCAACCAACTGGTGGAAGGGCGAGGCTTACAGAAG GTTGCTCCTTCCGAAGGAAACAACACTAG